Proteins from one Xenopus tropicalis strain Nigerian chromosome 1, UCB_Xtro_10.0, whole genome shotgun sequence genomic window:
- the poc5 gene encoding centrosomal protein POC5 isoform X3, whose amino-acid sequence MSEKKSFLSGLEAFSPLHSEDLSLGGSTSSGSQVQQVRVKELPVPSENMDKVEDVLDLWSGTLKTNIMAELSKWRLTIIEQHKLEIKNQNEKHVEQISQLSNQIDKLQDLLQTYETSIQRKDEVISNLTHALEKHKEKTELMRTFTHWRLQLTEARQEDYSHSLADRHYKSTLMKNAWKAWRSVIESNWKDKIEQACRARAEEVCVELANDYESKLTQLNGALGEARAEVQRLLAERGQFEGSMKKAFMRGVCALNMEAMSMFQGRESRMEYADHPPRREERDPSPSVTFQNPPVGTTHPSTTSALHSPVTCEPNFIHAFGQSSVSQSKEDVNTPAVISSVTSASSALPTQKLPMTRVVTSCQQKAGKTITARITARSDLAQRSSKIGSNITSMAVNPPMSSIVVEKHHPVTQQTISQAAAAKYPRAALQSTGSIGGRSSGQSGRVSQTHAGIHSIKVVD is encoded by the exons ATGTCGGAAAAGAAGAGCTTTCTGTCCGGCTTGGAGGCCTTCTCTCCCCTTCATTCTGAAGATCTTTCTCTTGGAGGCTCCACCTCTTCAGGCTCCCAGGTGCAGCAAGTCAGAGTAAAGGAGCTTCCAGTTCCTTCTGAAAATATGGACAAAGTGGAAGATGTGCTAGATCTATGGAGTGGCACTCTAAAG ACCAACATCATGGCGGAGTTAAGCAAGTGGAGACTTACCATAATTGAGCAACATAAACTGGAAATCAAAAATCAGAATGAAAAGCATGTTGAACAAATTTCACAGCTGAGCAACCAAATAGACAAATTGCAGGATCTTCTTCAGACATATGAAACATCCATACAGAGAAAAGACGAG GTCATTTCTAACTTAACCCATGCTTTAGAGAAGCACAAGGAGAAAACAGAACTCATGAGAACATTTACACACTGGCGACTTCAGCTGACAGAAGCCAGACAAGAG GATTATTCGCACAGCCTGGCAGATAGGCATTACAAGAGCACGCTGATGAAGAATGCATGGAAGGCCTGGCGCTCTGTCATTGAATCAAACTGGAAAGATAAAATAGAACAAGCCTGTCGGGCACGAGCTGAAGAAGTCTGTGTTGAATTGGCCAATGATTATGAATCCAAGCTGACTCAG CTGAATGGCGCCCTTGGCGAAGCAAGAGCTGAAGTGCAGAGACTCCTGGCAGAAAGGGGGCAGTTTGAGGGCTCAATGAAAAAGGCCTTCATGCGTGGTGTCTGTGCTTTAAACATGGAAGCCATGTCTATGTTCCAAGGAAGAGAGAGTCGCATGGAGTATG CAGATCACCCACCCAGAAGAGAAGAACGGGACCCCAGCCCTTCAGTTACCTTCCAGAATCCCCCTGTTGGCACCACTCACCCCAGCACAACCTCTGCCCTGCACTCGCCGGTTACCTGTGAGCCAAAT tttATCCATGCCTTCGGCCAATCAAGTGTTTCCCAGTCTAAGGAAGATGTAAACACCCCAGCTGTCATCTCTTCTGTAACTTCAGCCTCAAGTGCATTACCAACCCAGAAGCTG CCCATGACCAGAGTGGTCACATCGTGTCAGCAGAAGGCCGGAAAGACCATCACTGCACGGATTACAGCTCGGTCGGATCTGGCTCAGAGGAGCAGTAAGATTGGCAGTAACATCACCTCTATGGCTGTGAACCCACCAATGAGCTCTATTGTGGTTGAAAAGCATCACCCAGTCACACAG CAAACCATCTCTCAGGCTGCTGCTGCTAAATACCCTCGGGCAGCGCTGCAAAGCACTGGTTCCATTGGTGGGAGGAGCAGCGGCCAGAGTGGAAGAGTATCACAAACGCACGCTGGAATTCACTCCATTAAAGTTGTCGACTGA
- the poc5 gene encoding centrosomal protein POC5 isoform X2 — MSSDEEYRESPILPKDSDHGSSVSSDLQDEYDELLRYAVVTPRFGPHFLGQNQLITEQTRIDKVSSPKDPVQDQSPARNNSEENIPDCSAVSTSQRRSPSTANEEERVMSEKKSFLSGLEAFSPLHSEDLSLGGSTSSGSQVQQVRVKELPVPSENMDKVEDVLDLWSGTLKTNIMAELSKWRLTIIEQHKLEIKNQNEKHVEQISQLSNQIDKLQDLLQTYETSIQRKDEVISNLTHALEKHKEKTELMRTFTHWRLQLTEARQEDYSHSLADRHYKSTLMKNAWKAWRSVIESNWKDKIEQACRARAEEVCVELANDYESKLTQLNGALGEARAEVQRLLAERGQFEGSMKKAFMRGVCALNMEAMSMFQGRESRMEYDHPPRREERDPSPSVTFQNPPVGTTHPSTTSALHSPVTCEPNFIHAFGQSSVSQSKEDVNTPAVISSVTSASSALPTQKLPMTRVVTSCQQKAGKTITARITARSDLAQRSSKIGSNITSMAVNPPMSSIVVEKHHPVTQQTISQAAAAKYPRAALQSTGSIGGRSSGQSGRVSQTHAGIHSIKVVD; from the exons ATGTCTTCTGATGAGGAGTATCGTGAAAGTCCCATTTTGCCAAAAGATTCAGACCATGGCAGTTCAGTGTCCTCAGATCTTCAG GATGAATATGATGAGCTTCTCCGCTATGCAGTTGTAACCCCAAGGTTTGGCCCTCATTTCCTTGGGCAGAATCAGCTCATCACTGAACAAACTAGAATTGACAAGGTTTCAAGCCCAAAGGATCCAGTGCAAGATCAATCTCCAG CAAGAAATAACTCAGAGGAAAATATTCCAGACTGTTCAGCAGTGAGCACTTCTCAGCGCAGGTCTCCATCAACAGCAAACGAGGAAG AAAGGGTCATGTCGGAAAAGAAGAGCTTTCTGTCCGGCTTGGAGGCCTTCTCTCCCCTTCATTCTGAAGATCTTTCTCTTGGAGGCTCCACCTCTTCAGGCTCCCAGGTGCAGCAAGTCAGAGTAAAGGAGCTTCCAGTTCCTTCTGAAAATATGGACAAAGTGGAAGATGTGCTAGATCTATGGAGTGGCACTCTAAAG ACCAACATCATGGCGGAGTTAAGCAAGTGGAGACTTACCATAATTGAGCAACATAAACTGGAAATCAAAAATCAGAATGAAAAGCATGTTGAACAAATTTCACAGCTGAGCAACCAAATAGACAAATTGCAGGATCTTCTTCAGACATATGAAACATCCATACAGAGAAAAGACGAG GTCATTTCTAACTTAACCCATGCTTTAGAGAAGCACAAGGAGAAAACAGAACTCATGAGAACATTTACACACTGGCGACTTCAGCTGACAGAAGCCAGACAAGAG GATTATTCGCACAGCCTGGCAGATAGGCATTACAAGAGCACGCTGATGAAGAATGCATGGAAGGCCTGGCGCTCTGTCATTGAATCAAACTGGAAAGATAAAATAGAACAAGCCTGTCGGGCACGAGCTGAAGAAGTCTGTGTTGAATTGGCCAATGATTATGAATCCAAGCTGACTCAG CTGAATGGCGCCCTTGGCGAAGCAAGAGCTGAAGTGCAGAGACTCCTGGCAGAAAGGGGGCAGTTTGAGGGCTCAATGAAAAAGGCCTTCATGCGTGGTGTCTGTGCTTTAAACATGGAAGCCATGTCTATGTTCCAAGGAAGAGAGAGTCGCATGGAGTATG ATCACCCACCCAGAAGAGAAGAACGGGACCCCAGCCCTTCAGTTACCTTCCAGAATCCCCCTGTTGGCACCACTCACCCCAGCACAACCTCTGCCCTGCACTCGCCGGTTACCTGTGAGCCAAAT tttATCCATGCCTTCGGCCAATCAAGTGTTTCCCAGTCTAAGGAAGATGTAAACACCCCAGCTGTCATCTCTTCTGTAACTTCAGCCTCAAGTGCATTACCAACCCAGAAGCTG CCCATGACCAGAGTGGTCACATCGTGTCAGCAGAAGGCCGGAAAGACCATCACTGCACGGATTACAGCTCGGTCGGATCTGGCTCAGAGGAGCAGTAAGATTGGCAGTAACATCACCTCTATGGCTGTGAACCCACCAATGAGCTCTATTGTGGTTGAAAAGCATCACCCAGTCACACAG CAAACCATCTCTCAGGCTGCTGCTGCTAAATACCCTCGGGCAGCGCTGCAAAGCACTGGTTCCATTGGTGGGAGGAGCAGCGGCCAGAGTGGAAGAGTATCACAAACGCACGCTGGAATTCACTCCATTAAAGTTGTCGACTGA
- the poc5 gene encoding centrosomal protein POC5 isoform X1, with the protein MSSDEEYRESPILPKDSDHGSSVSSDLQDEYDELLRYAVVTPRFGPHFLGQNQLITEQTRIDKVSSPKDPVQDQSPARNNSEENIPDCSAVSTSQRRSPSTANEEERVMSEKKSFLSGLEAFSPLHSEDLSLGGSTSSGSQVQQVRVKELPVPSENMDKVEDVLDLWSGTLKTNIMAELSKWRLTIIEQHKLEIKNQNEKHVEQISQLSNQIDKLQDLLQTYETSIQRKDEVISNLTHALEKHKEKTELMRTFTHWRLQLTEARQEDYSHSLADRHYKSTLMKNAWKAWRSVIESNWKDKIEQACRARAEEVCVELANDYESKLTQLNGALGEARAEVQRLLAERGQFEGSMKKAFMRGVCALNMEAMSMFQGRESRMEYADHPPRREERDPSPSVTFQNPPVGTTHPSTTSALHSPVTCEPNFIHAFGQSSVSQSKEDVNTPAVISSVTSASSALPTQKLPMTRVVTSCQQKAGKTITARITARSDLAQRSSKIGSNITSMAVNPPMSSIVVEKHHPVTQQTISQAAAAKYPRAALQSTGSIGGRSSGQSGRVSQTHAGIHSIKVVD; encoded by the exons ATGTCTTCTGATGAGGAGTATCGTGAAAGTCCCATTTTGCCAAAAGATTCAGACCATGGCAGTTCAGTGTCCTCAGATCTTCAG GATGAATATGATGAGCTTCTCCGCTATGCAGTTGTAACCCCAAGGTTTGGCCCTCATTTCCTTGGGCAGAATCAGCTCATCACTGAACAAACTAGAATTGACAAGGTTTCAAGCCCAAAGGATCCAGTGCAAGATCAATCTCCAG CAAGAAATAACTCAGAGGAAAATATTCCAGACTGTTCAGCAGTGAGCACTTCTCAGCGCAGGTCTCCATCAACAGCAAACGAGGAAG AAAGGGTCATGTCGGAAAAGAAGAGCTTTCTGTCCGGCTTGGAGGCCTTCTCTCCCCTTCATTCTGAAGATCTTTCTCTTGGAGGCTCCACCTCTTCAGGCTCCCAGGTGCAGCAAGTCAGAGTAAAGGAGCTTCCAGTTCCTTCTGAAAATATGGACAAAGTGGAAGATGTGCTAGATCTATGGAGTGGCACTCTAAAG ACCAACATCATGGCGGAGTTAAGCAAGTGGAGACTTACCATAATTGAGCAACATAAACTGGAAATCAAAAATCAGAATGAAAAGCATGTTGAACAAATTTCACAGCTGAGCAACCAAATAGACAAATTGCAGGATCTTCTTCAGACATATGAAACATCCATACAGAGAAAAGACGAG GTCATTTCTAACTTAACCCATGCTTTAGAGAAGCACAAGGAGAAAACAGAACTCATGAGAACATTTACACACTGGCGACTTCAGCTGACAGAAGCCAGACAAGAG GATTATTCGCACAGCCTGGCAGATAGGCATTACAAGAGCACGCTGATGAAGAATGCATGGAAGGCCTGGCGCTCTGTCATTGAATCAAACTGGAAAGATAAAATAGAACAAGCCTGTCGGGCACGAGCTGAAGAAGTCTGTGTTGAATTGGCCAATGATTATGAATCCAAGCTGACTCAG CTGAATGGCGCCCTTGGCGAAGCAAGAGCTGAAGTGCAGAGACTCCTGGCAGAAAGGGGGCAGTTTGAGGGCTCAATGAAAAAGGCCTTCATGCGTGGTGTCTGTGCTTTAAACATGGAAGCCATGTCTATGTTCCAAGGAAGAGAGAGTCGCATGGAGTATG CAGATCACCCACCCAGAAGAGAAGAACGGGACCCCAGCCCTTCAGTTACCTTCCAGAATCCCCCTGTTGGCACCACTCACCCCAGCACAACCTCTGCCCTGCACTCGCCGGTTACCTGTGAGCCAAAT tttATCCATGCCTTCGGCCAATCAAGTGTTTCCCAGTCTAAGGAAGATGTAAACACCCCAGCTGTCATCTCTTCTGTAACTTCAGCCTCAAGTGCATTACCAACCCAGAAGCTG CCCATGACCAGAGTGGTCACATCGTGTCAGCAGAAGGCCGGAAAGACCATCACTGCACGGATTACAGCTCGGTCGGATCTGGCTCAGAGGAGCAGTAAGATTGGCAGTAACATCACCTCTATGGCTGTGAACCCACCAATGAGCTCTATTGTGGTTGAAAAGCATCACCCAGTCACACAG CAAACCATCTCTCAGGCTGCTGCTGCTAAATACCCTCGGGCAGCGCTGCAAAGCACTGGTTCCATTGGTGGGAGGAGCAGCGGCCAGAGTGGAAGAGTATCACAAACGCACGCTGGAATTCACTCCATTAAAGTTGTCGACTGA